One Glycine max cultivar Williams 82 chromosome 4, Glycine_max_v4.0, whole genome shotgun sequence DNA segment encodes these proteins:
- the LOC100784029 gene encoding thioredoxin-like protein CITRX, chloroplastic → MSLFLHCHAPHHSMATLSPFSTFNSKPLCASLPNPSFLTHQQQQQHPYPLTTTTTSDHKPLSVSTLPRKLLCKPPKGKYVREDYLVKKLSAQEIQELVKGERKVPLIIDFYATWCGPCILMAQELETLAVEYQNKALIVKVDTDDEYEFARDMQVRGLPTVFFISPDLNKEAIRTEGLLPIQMMRDIIDKDM, encoded by the exons ATGTCTCTGTTCTTACATTGCCATGCCCCTCACCACAGCATGGCCACTCTCTCACCCTTCTCAACCTTCAATTCCAAACCTCTCTGTGCTTCTCTACCTAACCCCTCTTTCTTAACTcatcaacaacagcaacaacaccCTTATCCTCTCACCACAACGACCACCTCTGACCATAAGCCCCTCTCAGTTTCCACACTGCCCAGAAAGTTGCTCTGTAAACCACCCAAAGGAAAGTACGTCAGAGAGGACTATCTTGTG AAAAAGTTGTCAGCTCAGGAAATCCAGGAGCTGgtaaagggagaaagaaaagtgcCTCTTATTATTGATTTCTATGCAACTTGGTGTGGACCATGCATTTTAATGGCACAAGAACTTGAAACA CTTGCAGTTGAGTACCAAAACAAGGCGCTGATTGTTAAAGTTGATACAGATGACGAGTATGAATTTGCACGCGACATGCAG GTTCGCGGTTTGCCTACTGTGTTCTTTATTAGCCCTGATCTGAACAAAGAAGCTATTCGAACCGAAGGACTTCTCCCAATACAGATGATGAGGGATATCATTGACAAGGATATGTGA